One genomic window of Acidobacteriota bacterium includes the following:
- a CDS encoding restriction endonuclease subunit S, whose product MGIAPCDGIVSPAYFVFDFRITNHAFGQKLLRSKPYVAHFGQASDGVRVGQWDLSIPGMRQIPILVPDEDEQAAIVRFLDHANRKVDSFIRAKRKLIALLNEQKQAIIHRAVTRGLNPEVTLKPSGIPWLGDIPAHWEIVRNLGLFSHRVEQGISGLPILQVSLNSGITEEGLDQFGRPKRFIADHTKYKLVRKGDLSYNTMRMWQGAVGVAPTDGLVSPAYVVIKPRDDTQPQFYEFVFRTRLYKQQVNRYSTGIVSDRNRLYWESFKQMPNLNLPFEEQSQIVEFIEGETSSIKTAIARTEREIALMQEYRTRLTADIVTGKLDVRVAAAKLPQTEDEPIPADLDDDLLEEAEAENTAEDSLPQRGSGK is encoded by the coding sequence ATGGGCATTGCGCCTTGTGACGGTATCGTCAGTCCGGCTTATTTCGTTTTTGATTTTCGCATTACCAATCACGCGTTCGGGCAAAAACTTCTTCGCAGCAAACCGTATGTCGCTCACTTCGGGCAAGCATCCGATGGTGTGCGTGTTGGGCAGTGGGACTTGTCAATTCCGGGTATGCGGCAAATTCCTATCCTCGTTCCTGATGAAGACGAACAAGCCGCCATCGTGCGGTTTCTCGACCACGCGAACCGGAAGGTTGACAGCTTCATCCGCGCCAAGCGGAAGCTGATCGCGCTCTTGAACGAACAGAAACAAGCCATCATCCACCGCGCCGTCACGCGCGGCCTCAATCCTGAGGTGACGCTCAAGCCCTCCGGCATCCCGTGGCTCGGCGACATTCCGGCGCATTGGGAAATAGTCAGGAATTTAGGATTGTTTTCACACCGCGTAGAGCAAGGCATTTCCGGCCTGCCGATCCTTCAAGTCTCGCTCAATTCAGGAATAACGGAGGAAGGACTAGACCAGTTTGGACGGCCTAAAAGATTCATTGCTGACCACACGAAATACAAGCTAGTTCGCAAAGGCGACCTTTCATATAACACAATGCGAATGTGGCAAGGCGCAGTTGGCGTAGCCCCAACAGATGGTCTTGTGAGTCCAGCTTATGTTGTTATCAAGCCGAGAGATGATACCCAGCCGCAGTTTTACGAGTTCGTGTTTAGGACAAGACTCTACAAACAGCAGGTCAATCGGTATTCAACCGGAATTGTCTCGGATCGAAATCGTCTGTATTGGGAAAGCTTCAAACAAATGCCGAATCTCAATCTGCCTTTTGAAGAGCAAAGCCAGATTGTGGAATTCATTGAAGGAGAAACTTCCTCAATCAAAACCGCCATCGCCCGCACCGAACGCGAAATCGCCCTGATGCAGGAATACCGCACGCGCCTGACCGCCGACATCGTGACGGGCAAGCTGGACGTGCGCGTGGCAGCGGCGAAGCTGCCACAAACGGAAGACGAACCAATCCCCGCCGATCTGGATGACGATTTGTTGGAGGAAGCCGAAGCCGAGAACACGGCGGAAGATTCTTTGCCCCAACGGGGCAGCGGCAAATAG
- a CDS encoding HD domain-containing protein, with translation MQKIFISEFTPNQTISTTFLVKTKELRSKKTGGQFALITLTDRTGDIVGQWWDNFEDAIDTFDRDDFVFARGLVNTYRNQLQLSLHRVRKCGDHEIDPAHYFPTTKYDVDEMFTELMGIVRAFRNPHLKQLLENIFADEATVRKFKRAPAAKTMHHPYLGGLLEHTLSLLKLAHKVGGHYAGIDLDLLQTGAVLHDFGKIDELSYERGFGYTNEGQMIGHLTMETIMVHDHIRNIPDFPDELRRHLLHLLLSHHGKLEYGSPKLPLTPEALMLSYLDDLDSKVEAMQRLISEPHAHGDWTRMTAMFERPIYRVRTLETPPPEPPTPQPEPQLEQAQAATATNAGGQPPRKSPVRADSFNTPFEHLAEMFKE, from the coding sequence ATGCAAAAAATCTTCATCAGCGAATTCACCCCCAACCAGACCATTAGCACCACCTTTCTGGTCAAAACCAAAGAACTGCGCAGCAAAAAGACCGGCGGCCAATTTGCCCTGATCACGCTGACCGACCGCACGGGCGACATCGTCGGACAGTGGTGGGACAATTTCGAAGACGCGATTGACACCTTTGACCGTGACGATTTTGTGTTTGCGCGCGGGCTGGTCAATACCTACCGCAATCAGTTGCAGCTCTCGTTGCATCGCGTGCGCAAGTGCGGCGATCACGAGATTGATCCGGCGCACTACTTCCCCACCACCAAATACGATGTGGACGAAATGTTCACGGAGTTGATGGGCATCGTCCGCGCATTCCGGAATCCGCACCTGAAACAACTGCTCGAAAACATCTTTGCCGATGAGGCGACGGTGCGGAAATTCAAACGCGCCCCGGCGGCCAAGACGATGCACCATCCCTATCTGGGCGGCTTGCTGGAACACACGTTGTCGTTGCTGAAACTGGCACACAAGGTGGGCGGGCATTACGCGGGCATTGATCTGGATTTGCTGCAAACCGGCGCGGTGCTGCACGATTTCGGCAAGATTGACGAACTGAGTTATGAGCGCGGCTTCGGTTACACCAACGAAGGCCAGATGATCGGCCATCTGACGATGGAAACGATCATGGTGCACGACCACATTCGCAACATCCCCGACTTCCCCGACGAATTGCGCCGCCATCTGTTGCACCTGTTGCTCTCGCATCACGGCAAGCTGGAATACGGCTCGCCCAAGTTGCCGCTCACGCCCGAAGCGTTGATGCTGTCGTACCTGGACGACCTCGATTCCAAAGTCGAAGCCATGCAACGGCTCATCAGCGAACCGCACGCACACGGTGACTGGACGCGGATGACGGCCATGTTCGAGCGTCCGATTTACCGCGTGCGCACTCTCGAAACGCCGCCACCCGAACCGCCCACGCCGCAACCGGAACCTCAACTGGAGCAAGCCCAAGCCGCCACAGCCACTAACGCGGGCGGCCAACCGCCGCGCAAATCGCCGGTGCGTGCCGATAGCTTCAACACGCCGTTTGAGCATCTGGCGGAAATGTTCAAGGAATAA
- a CDS encoding peptidyl-prolyl cis-trans isomerase, translated as MYLKFLVPVILLFGCALGACRSQSSAFSAAENANDGSPVIIEINGFEEHRSAFERFVKARLSDFATQAGQTQAEQDQLRSRLFDEFVRRQLVVREALKKNIVPTEDEIRKAVEDQHKQTSGEGSDQNQNTLEGTERRAEMLNDLLTLKFYTSEVLKDVDVTAQEIEAYYNQNRAKYQQQNGFYVREIRVPEEADARRLHQQAVAKPNDFNVLAKENSKSPTAINGGLMYYETQQLPPVLEQAITPLKAGEISHVVKSNHGYHIFKLEKRAEPLTLEQVKEDIKKELTRSKNQTLIDQFNERALTAARLKIYHDRLGFTYSGSLKAGA; from the coding sequence ATGTATCTGAAGTTTTTGGTACCGGTCATCTTGCTGTTCGGCTGTGCGCTCGGCGCGTGCCGTTCGCAAAGCTCGGCGTTCAGCGCGGCGGAGAATGCTAACGACGGCTCGCCGGTGATCATTGAAATCAATGGCTTTGAAGAGCATCGCTCTGCCTTTGAACGCTTTGTTAAAGCGCGGCTGTCCGATTTCGCCACGCAGGCCGGACAGACACAGGCCGAACAGGATCAGTTGCGCAGCCGGTTGTTCGATGAATTCGTGCGGCGGCAATTGGTCGTGCGCGAGGCGTTGAAAAAGAACATCGTCCCGACCGAGGACGAGATTCGCAAAGCGGTCGAAGATCAGCACAAACAAACCAGTGGCGAAGGCTCTGATCAAAATCAAAACACCCTGGAAGGCACCGAACGCCGCGCCGAAATGCTGAATGATCTGCTGACGCTGAAGTTTTATACCAGCGAAGTGCTAAAAGACGTGGACGTCACGGCGCAGGAAATCGAGGCGTATTACAACCAGAACCGCGCCAAGTACCAACAGCAGAACGGCTTTTATGTGCGCGAGATTCGCGTGCCCGAAGAAGCCGACGCGCGGCGCTTGCACCAGCAGGCCGTCGCCAAACCGAACGATTTCAATGTGCTCGCCAAAGAGAATTCCAAATCGCCGACGGCGATTAACGGCGGGCTGATGTATTACGAAACCCAACAATTGCCGCCCGTGCTGGAACAGGCGATTACGCCGCTCAAAGCGGGCGAGATCAGCCACGTGGTCAAATCGAATCACGGCTATCACATTTTCAAACTGGAAAAGCGCGCCGAACCGCTGACCCTGGAACAGGTGAAAGAGGACATCAAAAAAGAACTGACGCGCAGCAAGAATCAGACGCTGATTGACCAGTTCAACGAACGCGCGCTGACGGCGGCGCGGCTCAAGATTTATCATGACCGCCTAGGCTTTACCTATTCAGGCAGCCTCAAGGCGGGCGCTTAG
- a CDS encoding DEAD/DEAH box helicase family protein, which produces MSNRPAIPKQIQDDLMFECRYRCACDCEPVSLERAHIIPWRETQDHSFENLVVLCANCHTRADHEKWPEAHFRRFKQQPCALERDLLPPVSGEQKALIDLIAAKQPEAMTERERARLVRMIAAYVDVNVTAVTVVSVTQTNSSLIRIELPRNAAERLVLGYQAEDPRLASFLDEFAQSEALVRVGETAPVHFGTAGGIKLIETARPSSTEKPPVTNTKEAGLETLIFDALTSFGWIAGRNTDYDREYAVDLPQLAAFLAATQEQTAAALQLETDGPERRKFLAHLQGEITRRGTIDVMRKGIKYGKFSIDLFYGTPSPENLKAVARHAANRFSVTRQLHYSREQSQRALDLALFINGLPIATFELKNSLTKQTADDAVEQYKRDRDPRETLFLFGRCVVHFALDDHEVQMCPELKGTKGMAKDSWFLPFNQGWNHGAGNPPNPYGIKTDYLWRRILTPGGLTDILENYAQVVEVKNEKTGKKKRVQIFPRYHQLDVVRKLLADAAWYGAGKRYLIQHSAGSGKSNSIAWLAHQLIGLRKDGKEAFDSIIVITDRRVLDKQIRETIKGFAQVSSIIGAVKEGDGQSKTQQLTNFLRQGKKIIISTVQTFPYVLDRIGEDHRGKNFAIIIDEAHSSQGGRTAAAMSMALSESGAEAEEETTEDKINRIIESRKLVPNASYFAFTATPKNKTLEIFGIPYRVGDEMKHRPFHSYTMKQAIQEGFILDVLKNYTPVDSYYRLAKTIEGDPLFDVKKARKKLRRYVESHNKAIREKAEIMVDHFLEQVIGQNKIGGQARAMVVTGSIQRAIQYYFAFRSYLEEIKSPYKAIVAFSGEPEYEGEKVSEASLNGFPSREIEDRIQEDPYRFLICAEKFQTGYDEPLLHTMYVDKALSGIKAVQTLSRLNRAHPKKHDVFVLDFQNNTETIEQAFADYYRTTVLSAETDPNKLHTLKAELDGYQVYAPAQIESLVDLYLNGADRDKLDPILDACVAVYVNELDEDGQVDFKGKAKAFARTYDFLATILPYGVQGWERLSIFLNFLISKLPAPKEEDLAKGILEAIDMDSYRAEKKATMAILMPDSDGEIEPVPTSGGGRKAEPELDNLSNIIKSFNDQFGGLFADSKRMEQRITEEIPTKVSADKAYQNAKQNSDKQNARIEHDKALQRVITALFKDDAQLFKQFQDNDSFRRWLTDTVFGMTYQD; this is translated from the coding sequence ATGAGCAACCGTCCTGCCATTCCCAAACAGATTCAAGATGACCTGATGTTCGAGTGCCGCTATCGGTGCGCCTGCGATTGCGAACCGGTTTCGCTGGAAAGAGCGCACATCATCCCGTGGCGCGAGACACAGGATCACAGCTTCGAGAATCTGGTGGTGCTGTGCGCCAACTGCCACACACGCGCCGACCATGAGAAATGGCCGGAAGCGCATTTTCGCCGCTTCAAACAACAACCCTGCGCGCTGGAACGCGACCTCTTGCCGCCCGTGTCAGGCGAACAAAAAGCGCTGATTGACCTGATCGCCGCCAAACAACCCGAAGCCATGACCGAACGCGAGCGTGCGCGGTTAGTGCGCATGATTGCCGCGTATGTGGATGTCAACGTAACAGCCGTTACTGTGGTGTCAGTGACGCAAACCAATAGCTCACTCATCAGAATCGAACTGCCACGCAATGCCGCCGAACGCCTCGTGCTCGGCTATCAAGCCGAAGACCCGCGCCTGGCTTCCTTCCTTGATGAGTTCGCCCAATCAGAGGCTTTAGTGCGCGTTGGCGAAACTGCGCCGGTTCACTTTGGCACGGCAGGCGGCATCAAGCTTATCGAGACTGCGCGCCCAAGTTCGACTGAAAAACCACCCGTCACCAACACCAAAGAAGCAGGGCTGGAAACGCTGATCTTTGACGCGCTGACCAGCTTTGGCTGGATTGCGGGCAGGAACACCGATTACGACCGCGAATATGCTGTTGACTTGCCGCAACTGGCGGCGTTTCTGGCGGCGACACAAGAACAAACCGCGGCGGCGCTTCAGCTTGAAACAGACGGCCCGGAGCGGCGCAAGTTTCTCGCGCATCTGCAAGGCGAGATCACGCGGCGCGGCACGATTGACGTGATGCGCAAGGGCATCAAATACGGCAAGTTCTCGATTGATCTGTTTTACGGCACGCCTTCGCCAGAGAACCTGAAAGCCGTCGCGCGTCACGCCGCCAATCGTTTCAGCGTTACGCGCCAATTGCATTACAGCCGCGAACAATCACAACGCGCGCTCGATCTGGCGCTGTTTATCAACGGCCTGCCGATAGCTACGTTTGAGCTAAAGAACAGCCTGACCAAACAAACCGCCGATGACGCCGTCGAGCAATACAAACGCGACCGCGACCCGCGCGAGACGCTGTTTTTGTTCGGGCGCTGCGTGGTGCATTTCGCGCTGGATGACCACGAAGTGCAGATGTGTCCTGAATTGAAAGGCACGAAAGGCATGGCGAAAGATTCGTGGTTTCTGCCCTTCAACCAAGGCTGGAACCACGGCGCGGGCAATCCGCCGAACCCTTACGGCATCAAGACCGATTACCTGTGGCGGCGCATCCTCACGCCCGGCGGACTGACAGACATTCTGGAAAATTACGCGCAAGTTGTGGAGGTCAAAAACGAAAAGACCGGCAAGAAAAAGCGCGTGCAGATTTTTCCGCGCTATCACCAGCTTGACGTGGTGCGCAAGCTGCTGGCCGATGCGGCGTGGTACGGCGCGGGCAAGCGTTACCTGATTCAGCATTCGGCAGGCAGCGGCAAATCGAATTCCATCGCGTGGCTGGCGCATCAATTGATCGGCTTGCGCAAAGACGGCAAAGAGGCCTTCGATTCGATCATCGTCATCACCGACCGCCGCGTGCTGGACAAACAAATCCGCGAAACGATAAAGGGCTTTGCGCAAGTGTCGTCCATCATCGGCGCAGTCAAAGAAGGCGACGGCCAATCGAAAACGCAGCAACTCACGAACTTTCTGAGACAGGGCAAGAAGATCATTATTTCGACGGTGCAAACTTTTCCTTACGTGCTTGACCGCATCGGTGAAGACCATCGCGGCAAGAATTTCGCCATCATTATTGACGAAGCACATTCCAGTCAGGGCGGACGCACCGCCGCCGCAATGAGTATGGCGTTGTCAGAAAGCGGCGCGGAAGCCGAAGAAGAAACTACTGAAGACAAAATCAACCGCATCATCGAATCGCGCAAGCTGGTGCCGAACGCCAGCTATTTCGCGTTCACCGCGACGCCCAAGAACAAGACATTGGAAATTTTCGGCATTCCGTACCGCGTCGGCGATGAGATGAAACATCGGCCTTTCCATAGTTACACGATGAAACAGGCGATTCAGGAAGGCTTTATTCTGGATGTGCTGAAAAACTACACGCCGGTTGATAGCTATTACCGCCTCGCCAAAACCATCGAAGGCGACCCGCTCTTTGACGTGAAAAAGGCGCGCAAGAAATTGCGCCGCTACGTTGAATCGCACAACAAGGCCATCCGCGAAAAAGCCGAAATCATGGTTGACCATTTTCTGGAACAGGTCATCGGCCAGAACAAGATCGGCGGTCAGGCGCGCGCGATGGTCGTGACCGGCAGCATTCAACGCGCGATTCAGTATTATTTTGCGTTCCGCAGCTACCTCGAAGAAATCAAGAGTCCTTACAAAGCCATCGTGGCTTTTTCCGGCGAGCCGGAATACGAAGGCGAAAAGGTGAGCGAGGCTTCGCTCAACGGCTTCCCCAGCCGCGAGATTGAAGACCGCATCCAGGAAGACCCCTATCGTTTTCTGATTTGCGCCGAGAAATTCCAGACCGGTTATGACGAACCGTTGTTGCATACGATGTACGTGGACAAAGCGTTGTCAGGCATCAAAGCCGTGCAAACGCTCTCGCGGCTGAATCGTGCGCATCCGAAAAAGCACGATGTTTTCGTGCTCGACTTTCAGAACAACACCGAGACCATCGAGCAGGCGTTTGCTGATTATTACCGCACGACGGTGCTCAGCGCGGAAACCGATCCGAACAAGCTGCATACGCTCAAGGCCGAACTGGATGGTTATCAGGTCTATGCGCCAGCGCAAATCGAATCCCTGGTTGATTTGTATTTGAACGGTGCAGACCGCGATAAGCTCGACCCGATACTTGATGCCTGCGTAGCGGTTTATGTGAACGAGTTGGATGAAGATGGGCAGGTTGATTTCAAAGGCAAGGCGAAGGCCTTCGCGCGCACTTATGACTTTCTCGCGACGATCTTGCCGTATGGTGTGCAGGGCTGGGAGAGGCTTTCGATTTTCCTGAATTTCCTGATTTCCAAGCTGCCTGCGCCGAAAGAAGAAGACCTGGCCAAAGGCATTCTGGAAGCGATTGACATGGACAGTTACCGCGCCGAAAAAAAAGCAACGATGGCGATTCTCATGCCTGATTCGGACGGTGAAATTGAACCCGTACCAACTTCCGGCGGCGGGCGCAAAGCAGAACCTGAACTGGACAACCTCTCCAACATCATCAAATCCTTCAACGACCAGTTCGGCGGCTTGTTTGCTGACTCAAAGCGGATGGAGCAACGCATCACCGAGGAAATCCCGACGAAGGTCTCGGCAGACAAGGCTTATCAGAACGCGAAGCAAAACTCCGACAAGCAGAACGCCCGCATCGAACACGACAAAGCGCTCCAGCGCGTCATCACCGCACTCTTCAAAGACGATGCACAACTCTTCAAACAGTTTCAGGATAACGATTCTTTCCGGCGCTGGCTGACGGATACCGTCTTTGGGATGACTTACCAAGACTAA
- a CDS encoding DUF1016 domain-containing protein has translation MSRKKAIASIGGIRAVAPVSPENLLTELRELILSTRAQVAQAVNAGLTVLYWQIGDRIRREILQEKRAEYGAEIVSALGRQLGTEFGRGFSEKSLRHMLRFAEAFPDFAIVSALLRQLSWTHFKALIYLDDPLKRDFYAEMCRLERWSTRTLQERIQSMLFERTAISKKPEKLIEQELKALREEDALTPDLVFRDPYFLDFLGLQDTYSEQDLEAAILREIESFLLELGSGFTFVARQYRITLDGDDYYLDLLFYHRRLRRLVVIELKLGAFKPADKGQVELYLRWLDRHERQPGEDKPLALILCAGKKRETVEYLDLGTSGIHVAEYLTELPSRELLAQRLHDAVLRARLRLAQANAEAIPPPADLRRKRKPKGGAQ, from the coding sequence ATGAGCAGAAAAAAAGCCATTGCCAGCATTGGTGGCATCAGGGCTGTTGCGCCCGTCAGCCCTGAAAATCTGTTGACTGAGTTGAGAGAGTTGATTCTCAGCACGCGCGCGCAAGTCGCACAGGCTGTAAATGCCGGATTGACCGTGCTGTATTGGCAAATCGGCGACCGCATCCGGCGCGAAATTTTACAGGAGAAACGGGCCGAATATGGAGCCGAGATTGTCTCCGCACTGGGGAGACAATTGGGGACTGAATTCGGACGCGGCTTTTCAGAAAAATCTTTGCGCCACATGCTCCGCTTTGCCGAAGCGTTCCCCGACTTCGCAATTGTCTCAGCACTGCTGAGACAATTGTCGTGGACGCATTTCAAAGCCCTGATCTATCTTGATGACCCGCTCAAACGTGATTTTTACGCCGAGATGTGCCGCCTCGAACGCTGGAGTACGCGCACGTTGCAGGAACGCATTCAATCTATGCTGTTTGAGCGCACCGCCATTTCAAAGAAGCCGGAAAAACTGATCGAACAGGAACTCAAGGCTTTGCGCGAAGAGGATGCGCTGACGCCTGATCTGGTCTTCCGCGATCCTTACTTCCTTGATTTTCTGGGCTTGCAAGACACGTACAGCGAGCAGGATTTAGAAGCCGCCATCCTGCGCGAGATCGAAAGTTTTCTGCTTGAACTCGGTAGCGGGTTCACCTTTGTCGCCCGGCAATATCGCATCACCCTGGATGGCGATGATTACTATCTGGACTTGCTCTTTTATCATCGGCGCTTGCGGCGGCTGGTCGTGATTGAATTAAAGCTCGGCGCGTTCAAGCCCGCCGATAAAGGCCAGGTCGAACTTTACCTGCGCTGGCTGGATCGGCACGAACGACAGCCGGGCGAAGACAAACCCCTCGCCCTGATTCTGTGCGCAGGCAAAAAGCGCGAAACGGTGGAATACCTTGACCTCGGTACCAGCGGCATTCACGTCGCCGAATATCTGACCGAATTGCCATCGCGTGAATTGCTGGCGCAACGACTGCACGATGCCGTCCTCCGCGCTCGGCTTCGGCTGGCTCAGGCCAATGCTGAAGCCATCCCGCCACCTGCTGATCTGCGCAGAAAACGGAAGCCGAAAGGAGGTGCGCAATGA
- a CDS encoding peptidyl-prolyl cis-trans isomerase has translation MKLKIALTVFMLALAAPVFAQEGEAKLIDEVIARVNSSPIMRSAFESAQREVLDQMKSQGLKPEELEKKLAEWKPRILDQLIDTQLLVQRASDLSINVDPQVNEQLLRIMKENNIQSLEDLEQKMREVGVDINEVKANLRSNFARQAVLNREVYGKIFFGLTEKDKRDFYEKNKQAFATPGEVTLSHIFIAVGKDADAALKRAQEAQTQASTAADFGALAQRLSEDAPTAAKKGAIGTLKLSELAPEVREAVEKLKEGEVSAPVKIGNGYSIFRVNARKEAVARPFEDREVQEAVGQNLTGERSEKQIDTYLAKLRNDAFIEIDPRYQFTDSKVKSASIKHTPYADDSEKKKQKKDKKDKDKKDAAATAKANNTEK, from the coding sequence ATGAAACTCAAAATTGCCCTCACCGTTTTTATGCTCGCCCTGGCCGCACCCGTGTTTGCGCAGGAAGGCGAAGCCAAGTTGATTGACGAAGTGATCGCGCGCGTTAATTCCTCGCCGATCATGCGTTCGGCCTTTGAAAGCGCGCAGCGCGAAGTGCTCGACCAAATGAAAAGTCAGGGCCTGAAACCGGAAGAGTTGGAAAAGAAACTGGCCGAGTGGAAACCGCGCATCCTCGATCAATTGATTGACACGCAATTGCTGGTGCAACGCGCCAGCGATCTTTCGATCAATGTTGATCCCCAAGTCAACGAACAGTTGTTGCGGATCATGAAAGAAAACAACATCCAATCGCTCGAAGACCTCGAACAGAAAATGCGCGAGGTCGGCGTGGACATCAACGAAGTCAAAGCCAATCTGCGTTCCAATTTCGCGCGTCAGGCGGTGCTGAACCGCGAGGTTTACGGCAAAATCTTTTTCGGCCTGACCGAGAAAGACAAACGCGACTTTTACGAAAAGAACAAGCAGGCGTTTGCCACGCCCGGCGAAGTCACGCTGAGTCACATCTTCATTGCCGTCGGCAAGGACGCCGACGCGGCGCTCAAGCGCGCCCAAGAGGCCCAAACGCAAGCCAGCACGGCGGCGGATTTCGGAGCGCTGGCCCAGCGCCTCTCCGAAGACGCCCCCACGGCGGCCAAGAAAGGCGCGATTGGCACGCTCAAACTCAGCGAACTAGCACCGGAAGTTCGCGAAGCCGTCGAAAAGCTGAAAGAGGGCGAAGTCAGCGCCCCAGTCAAGATTGGGAACGGCTACAGCATCTTTCGCGTGAACGCGCGCAAGGAAGCCGTCGCACGTCCCTTTGAAGACCGCGAAGTGCAGGAAGCCGTTGGGCAAAATCTGACCGGCGAACGTAGTGAAAAACAGATTGACACTTATCTGGCCAAACTGCGCAACGATGCCTTCATCGAGATTGATCCGCGTTATCAATTCACTGACAGCAAAGTCAAATCAGCCTCGATCAAACACACGCCCTATGCCGACGACAGCGAAAAGAAGAAGCAGAAGAAAGACAAGAAGGACAAGGATAAGAAGGACGCTGCCGCCACCGCGAAAGCTAACAACACTGAAAAGTAG